The Methanomassiliicoccales archaeon genome has a segment encoding these proteins:
- a CDS encoding 50S ribosomal protein L1, which produces MAEKGIVTAVKKALEHSPKRNFKQTVDLSINLKDVDLSIPKNRIQEDIVLPHGRGKLIKVCVIGSGEMLIKAKDVADRVVSVEELGTIADDKKQAKKMANEFEYFIAEAPLMPTIGKRLGIVLGPRGKMPKPIPPGADPKPMIDNLRKSVSIRSKDNMTFHTVVGTTDMTPEDIADNIELIFKRIGLKLEKGTLNIRSAFVKTTMGPSEKVI; this is translated from the coding sequence TTGGCAGAAAAAGGAATTGTTACGGCCGTTAAGAAAGCCTTGGAGCATTCTCCAAAGCGCAATTTTAAACAAACGGTCGACCTGTCCATCAACCTGAAGGATGTGGACCTGTCCATACCAAAGAACAGGATACAGGAGGACATAGTTCTGCCTCACGGAAGGGGTAAGCTCATCAAGGTCTGTGTCATCGGCAGCGGAGAAATGCTGATCAAAGCCAAGGACGTGGCCGACAGGGTTGTGTCCGTGGAAGAGCTCGGCACCATCGCTGACGACAAGAAACAGGCTAAGAAGATGGCTAATGAGTTCGAGTATTTCATCGCGGAGGCCCCGTTGATGCCCACCATCGGTAAGAGGTTGGGTATCGTACTGGGTCCCCGTGGCAAGATGCCCAAGCCCATCCCCCCGGGAGCGGATCCCAAGCCCATGATAGACAACCTGCGCAAGTCGGTGTCCATCAGAAGCAAGGACAATATGACCTTCCACACAGTCGTCGGGACCACGGACATGACCCCAGAGGACATTGCTGACAACATCGAGCTGATCTTCAAGAGGATTGGACTGAAGCTCGAAAAGGGTACCCTGAACATCCGGTCCGCTTTCGTCAAGACCACTATGGGACCTTCCGAAAAGGTGATTTGA
- the gcvT gene encoding glycine cleavage system aminomethyltransferase GcvT: MNRTPLYKEHLAQKARMVEFAGWEMPIQYSGIIEEHAHVRRQCGLFDVSHMGDLLIHGTDVTKQLDWLLTNPISKAPVGKAVYGHLLSTDGQIIDDVITYHIADGQYLMVPNASNVDRVREWVKANTKGLEIVDLSTRLACIAVQGPLARGVLQRICSIDLSQMKRFQGRFAFLSGGGSRFLPDLLPSNGQGVGCYIGSTGYTGEDGFEVLVEDRDAPWLWNKLLGEGDGKVKPIGLGARDTLRLEMAYLLSGTDFDGRQTSLQTGPPWVVKMDHAFIGRDVLILQREHKYDVLVGMELTGRGVPRHGYDIMQNGKVVGKVTSGNMSPCLRIGIAMGYVPQKLSAVGTELSISIRGEAVPAKVVQTPFYRK; this comes from the coding sequence ATGAACAGAACGCCGCTTTACAAAGAGCACCTGGCTCAGAAGGCCAGGATGGTCGAGTTCGCTGGGTGGGAGATGCCCATTCAGTATTCTGGTATCATCGAGGAGCACGCCCACGTCCGACGCCAGTGCGGTCTGTTCGACGTGTCCCACATGGGCGACCTGCTCATCCACGGCACCGATGTGACCAAGCAGCTGGACTGGCTGCTCACTAATCCTATCAGCAAGGCCCCGGTGGGCAAGGCGGTCTACGGCCACCTGCTGAGCACCGACGGGCAGATCATAGACGATGTGATCACCTACCACATCGCCGATGGGCAGTACCTGATGGTCCCCAACGCATCAAACGTGGACCGCGTGCGGGAGTGGGTTAAGGCCAACACCAAAGGATTGGAGATCGTGGACCTCTCTACCCGCCTGGCCTGCATCGCCGTACAGGGTCCGTTGGCCCGGGGGGTCCTGCAGAGAATATGCTCCATCGACCTCTCCCAGATGAAGCGCTTCCAGGGGCGCTTCGCCTTCCTTTCCGGAGGGGGTTCCAGATTCCTGCCCGACCTATTGCCGTCGAACGGCCAGGGCGTGGGCTGCTACATCGGCAGCACCGGATACACCGGCGAGGACGGCTTCGAGGTGCTGGTGGAGGACCGGGACGCCCCCTGGCTATGGAACAAGCTTTTAGGAGAGGGGGACGGGAAGGTCAAGCCCATCGGGCTGGGAGCAAGGGACACCCTGCGCCTGGAGATGGCCTACCTCCTGTCGGGAACGGACTTCGACGGACGCCAGACATCCTTGCAGACCGGGCCGCCCTGGGTGGTCAAGATGGACCATGCCTTCATCGGCCGGGATGTGCTGATCCTGCAGAGGGAACATAAGTACGATGTGCTGGTGGGGATGGAGCTGACCGGCAGAGGCGTCCCGCGCCACGGTTATGACATCATGCAGAACGGCAAGGTCGTGGGGAAGGTCACCAGCGGCAACATGTCCCCCTGCTTGAGGATCGGGATCGCCATGGGCTACGTGCCCCAGAAGCTTTCCGCCGTTGGGACGGAGCTTTCCATATCCATACGCGGCGAGGCCGTGCCGGCCAAGGTTGTGCAGACCCCCTTCTACAGGAAGTGA
- a CDS encoding UPF0147 family protein, with product MLKDGDFMGYDVKQRLNQVIDVLDQLSEDTSVPRNIRRGATEAKGRLNQDGEAMDVRVAGAIGKLDDLANDPNIPMHGRTVIYRIISELENLLKSINN from the coding sequence ATGCTAAAGGATGGTGATTTCATGGGATACGATGTTAAACAGAGACTCAATCAGGTAATCGATGTCTTGGACCAGTTGTCGGAGGACACTTCCGTTCCCCGTAACATTCGCCGCGGGGCCACCGAGGCCAAGGGCCGGTTGAACCAGGACGGGGAGGCCATGGACGTGCGCGTGGCCGGGGCCATAGGCAAGCTGGACGACCTAGCTAACGACCCGAACATACCTATGCACGGCAGGACCGTAATATACCGGATCATCTCCGAGCTGGAGAACCTTCTGAAATCCATCAACAACTGA
- a CDS encoding Lrp/AsnC ligand binding domain-containing protein gives MQQSENDSIMSSYYGEDEVTAIITLKVETKDADEVCENVSLLKLAIDVFLVTGDTDIVVKAKFKNYTQLKKFLVEELSRINGVKDTKTLMVVAAFKEKGELKFDSE, from the coding sequence ATGCAACAGAGCGAGAACGACTCGATAATGTCCTCATACTACGGTGAAGATGAGGTTACCGCCATCATCACCCTAAAGGTCGAAACCAAGGATGCTGACGAGGTATGCGAGAACGTTTCCTTGCTCAAGCTAGCCATAGACGTGTTCCTGGTTACCGGGGACACCGACATAGTAGTGAAGGCCAAGTTCAAGAACTACACTCAACTCAAGAAATTCTTGGTGGAAGAGCTGTCCCGCATCAATGGCGTCAAGGACACCAAGACCCTCATGGTGGTAGCTGCCTTCAAGGAGAAGGGGGAGCTGAAGTTCGACTCCGAGTGA
- a CDS encoding 50S ribosomal protein L10, producing the protein MAHVASWKKERVQELVDLMVHSHAVGIVNLHGIPAAQMISMRANLRGKAEVNMTRNTLMNLAITEAAKQKPGLEQLRPLIDGQCAIVTTDENPFKLFRQMEGTKTPAPAKTGDIAPEDIVVKAGDTPFKPGPIIGELQKAGIPAAIESGKIVVKKDKVLVPKGEPVPDEVAKVLVKLEILPMIVGMDLRAAFEGGVLYGKDVLNIPADYYTNMMGVAARNALGLSLSIAYVTPQTVTPLLSKAYREAMALSVAGAFPTKDSIGAILAKADAQMMTLASIIGLEDERIKNRMAAVPAAKPVNEPKAVEAKNEKEEEKVSEEEAAAGLSSLFD; encoded by the coding sequence ATGGCACACGTAGCGAGCTGGAAAAAGGAAAGGGTGCAGGAGCTGGTGGACCTCATGGTCCACAGTCATGCTGTCGGCATAGTCAATCTGCACGGCATTCCCGCTGCCCAGATGATCTCCATGCGCGCCAATCTGCGCGGCAAGGCCGAGGTGAACATGACCAGGAACACTTTGATGAACCTGGCGATCACCGAAGCAGCCAAGCAGAAGCCGGGCCTGGAGCAGCTGAGGCCGCTCATAGACGGACAGTGCGCGATCGTCACCACGGACGAGAACCCGTTCAAGCTTTTCCGCCAGATGGAGGGCACGAAGACCCCGGCTCCGGCTAAGACCGGAGATATTGCGCCGGAGGACATCGTGGTCAAGGCGGGGGACACCCCGTTCAAGCCCGGCCCCATCATCGGAGAGCTGCAGAAAGCCGGCATCCCCGCGGCCATAGAGTCCGGGAAGATCGTCGTCAAGAAGGACAAGGTCCTCGTCCCCAAGGGCGAGCCGGTCCCTGACGAGGTCGCCAAGGTGCTGGTCAAACTGGAGATCTTGCCCATGATCGTGGGTATGGACCTCCGCGCCGCCTTCGAGGGCGGCGTGCTGTACGGGAAGGATGTCCTGAACATACCGGCGGACTACTACACCAACATGATGGGAGTGGCCGCCAGGAATGCCCTAGGCTTGAGCTTGTCTATAGCTTATGTTACGCCTCAGACTGTCACGCCCTTGCTATCCAAGGCCTATCGCGAAGCGATGGCCTTGAGCGTGGCTGGCGCGTTCCCCACCAAGGACAGCATCGGTGCCATCCTTGCGAAGGCGGACGCGCAAATGATGACTTTGGCTTCGATCATCGGTTTGGAAGACGAGAGAATCAAAAACAGAATGGCTGCGGTCCCCGCGGCCAAACCGGTGAACGAACCCAAGGCCGTAGAGGCTAAGAATGAAAAGGAAGAAGAGAAGGTCAGCGAGGAGGAAGCCGCTGCTGGCCTGAGCTCTTTGTTCGATTGA
- a CDS encoding AAA family ATPase gives MRNPRLIKDQSKLSFDYVPDKLCHREEQLERLDMLFRPVLEGSMSQTAFLIGSVGTGKTATSKRFCLDLMKAAQERGRVMDYIIVNCRQRPTEVAVLRRIVMHFDENFPDRGFSTEEMLRSIRKHLEKRKMHLVVVLDEADVLLVKGAGDLVYQLTRFDEEVVGGRPSLSVIMISQKNVLEMLDPASSSTFRRSNAIRFDKYGVRDLADILKVRTELAFFPGTVRPDSLDLMADIASEFGDARFAIELLDRAGMLAEEEGSEHLAPEHVRGAKALTYSVVTESKIEDLDKQHKMVLLSVARAIKDQAYVRTPEAEAVYKIVVEEYGEKARGHTMFWSYLQDLSNQGLVGTRVANEETGGRTTYISLPDVPAKVVRTRLEESLGGR, from the coding sequence ATGCGTAACCCACGCCTGATCAAGGACCAATCCAAACTTTCGTTCGATTACGTGCCGGACAAGCTATGCCACCGTGAGGAGCAGCTGGAGAGGCTCGATATGCTCTTCCGCCCGGTGCTAGAGGGCAGCATGTCCCAGACCGCCTTCCTCATCGGCAGCGTCGGAACGGGAAAGACGGCCACCTCCAAGCGCTTCTGCCTGGACCTGATGAAGGCCGCGCAGGAGAGGGGCAGAGTGATGGACTACATCATAGTCAACTGCCGCCAGCGGCCGACGGAAGTGGCCGTCCTTCGCCGCATCGTCATGCACTTCGACGAGAACTTCCCCGACCGCGGGTTCTCCACCGAGGAGATGCTGCGCTCCATACGCAAGCACCTGGAGAAGCGCAAGATGCACCTGGTGGTGGTCCTGGACGAGGCCGACGTGCTCCTGGTCAAGGGGGCTGGCGACCTCGTCTACCAGCTCACACGCTTCGACGAGGAGGTGGTGGGCGGCCGTCCGTCGCTCTCCGTCATCATGATCTCCCAGAAGAACGTCCTGGAGATGCTGGACCCCGCCTCGTCGTCCACTTTCCGACGGTCGAACGCCATCCGCTTCGACAAGTACGGGGTGCGGGACCTGGCCGACATACTGAAGGTGCGCACGGAGCTGGCGTTCTTCCCCGGGACGGTGCGCCCGGACTCCCTGGACCTCATGGCCGACATCGCCTCCGAGTTCGGGGACGCCCGCTTCGCCATCGAGCTGCTGGACCGGGCCGGCATGCTGGCCGAGGAGGAGGGCTCGGAGCATCTGGCGCCGGAGCACGTGCGCGGGGCCAAGGCCCTCACCTACTCGGTGGTCACCGAGAGCAAGATAGAGGACCTGGACAAGCAGCACAAGATGGTGCTGCTGTCCGTGGCTAGGGCCATAAAGGACCAGGCCTACGTGCGCACCCCGGAGGCCGAGGCCGTCTACAAGATAGTGGTCGAGGAGTACGGGGAGAAGGCCAGGGGGCATACCATGTTCTGGTCCTATCTGCAGGACCTGTCCAACCAGGGGTTGGTAGGCACGCGCGTGGCCAACGAGGAGACCGGCGGGCGCACCACCTACATATCGCTGCCAGACGTACCGGCCAAGGTGGTCCGCACCAGGTTGGAGGAGAGCCTGGGCGGGCGCTGA
- the asnS gene encoding asparagine--tRNA ligase, whose protein sequence is MTSFSSIRSLLTSPCLEGQVALRGWVYRTRSSGKIVFAVVRDSTGIIQVTVKKGNLPDAQFEAAGAASIESSVEVVGTMYKDDRAPGGYEVRASSLSVIGAALPFPITEYQSEELLLDNRHLWIRSREQTAVMKVKATLMAGAREWLAENEFTEVTPPIFTQNACEGGVTLFKLKYFDREAFLSQSAQMYLESLIFSLERVYSITPSFRAEKSRTSRHLTEYWHMELEEAWVDNEGNMKIQEELVSAMVTKTLKERKEELELLKRDIEPLKMVQPPFKRLRYADMINKLKAKGFDIEFGADLGAAEERAITEEEVAPVFVTNFPKVCKAFYMKEDEDDLRTYKCADLLAPFGFGEVIGGSERETDLNKILQRMEAQGIPEDPYRWYLDLRRFGSVPHSGFGLGVERIVKWVCNLDHIRDAIPYPRTVARVYP, encoded by the coding sequence ATGACGTCCTTCTCAAGCATCCGCTCGCTGCTGACATCCCCCTGCCTCGAGGGCCAGGTGGCCCTGAGAGGATGGGTGTACCGCACCAGAAGCAGCGGAAAGATAGTGTTCGCCGTGGTCCGCGACTCCACTGGAATCATCCAGGTAACCGTCAAGAAGGGCAATCTGCCCGACGCCCAGTTCGAGGCCGCCGGGGCCGCCTCCATCGAATCGTCGGTAGAGGTGGTCGGCACCATGTACAAGGACGATCGCGCTCCCGGCGGGTACGAGGTCCGAGCGTCCTCCCTAAGCGTCATCGGGGCCGCTCTGCCTTTCCCCATCACTGAGTACCAGAGCGAGGAGCTGCTCTTGGACAACCGCCATTTATGGATACGTTCACGGGAGCAGACCGCGGTCATGAAGGTCAAGGCCACGCTGATGGCCGGCGCCCGGGAGTGGCTGGCCGAGAACGAGTTCACCGAGGTCACTCCGCCCATCTTCACCCAGAACGCCTGCGAGGGCGGGGTCACCCTCTTCAAACTGAAGTACTTCGACCGCGAGGCCTTCCTGAGCCAGAGCGCCCAGATGTACCTCGAGTCGCTGATATTCTCCCTTGAGAGGGTCTATTCCATCACCCCCTCCTTCCGGGCCGAGAAGTCCCGGACGTCTAGGCACCTGACCGAATACTGGCACATGGAACTGGAGGAGGCCTGGGTGGACAACGAGGGCAACATGAAGATCCAGGAGGAGCTGGTCTCGGCCATGGTGACCAAGACCCTCAAGGAGCGCAAGGAGGAGCTGGAGCTGCTCAAACGGGACATCGAGCCGTTAAAGATGGTGCAGCCTCCATTCAAGAGGCTGCGCTACGCGGACATGATCAACAAGCTGAAGGCCAAGGGCTTCGACATCGAGTTCGGGGCGGACCTGGGGGCGGCAGAAGAGAGGGCTATCACCGAAGAGGAGGTCGCTCCGGTCTTCGTCACCAACTTTCCCAAGGTGTGCAAGGCCTTCTACATGAAGGAGGACGAGGACGACCTGCGCACCTACAAGTGCGCCGACCTGCTGGCACCCTTCGGCTTCGGGGAGGTAATAGGCGGTAGCGAGAGGGAGACCGACCTGAACAAGATACTGCAGAGGATGGAGGCCCAGGGCATACCGGAGGACCCGTACCGCTGGTACTTGGACCTGAGGCGCTTCGGCTCCGTGCCGCACTCCGGCTTCGGTCTGGGCGTGGAGCGCATCGTGAAGTGGGTGTGCAACCTGGACCACATCCGGGACGCCATACCGTACCCCAGGACCGTCGCCCGGGTTTACCCCTGA
- a CDS encoding GNAT family N-acetyltransferase, with amino-acid sequence MKNCFCVSNDFGRDGGKWIKPGGRFLGVHRRLARRGDLPGIMALEEEIFDLNSFSEELVESFLSDPEVRTLLIEEGAVIAYSMVRLSTGYETAEVLSLAISPSHRHRGLGRELIEAMEKMAAEGGFLTVMLCVRPDNAAAVNLYLSQGYRVLARLRGYYEDGADADMMVKHMEG; translated from the coding sequence TTGAAGAACTGCTTCTGTGTATCAAATGATTTCGGTCGGGACGGCGGCAAATGGATAAAGCCGGGAGGACGATTCCTAGGCGTGCACAGGCGTCTGGCGAGGAGGGGTGACCTGCCGGGGATCATGGCATTGGAGGAGGAGATTTTCGATCTCAACAGCTTCTCCGAGGAGCTGGTCGAGAGCTTTCTGTCGGACCCGGAGGTACGTACCCTGTTGATCGAGGAGGGGGCCGTGATAGCTTATTCCATGGTCCGCCTGTCGACCGGGTACGAGACGGCCGAGGTGCTATCGTTGGCCATCTCCCCCTCACATCGCCATCGGGGGTTGGGGCGGGAACTGATCGAGGCCATGGAGAAGATGGCCGCGGAAGGCGGCTTCTTGACGGTCATGCTATGCGTGCGCCCGGACAACGCCGCCGCGGTCAACTTATACCTCTCCCAGGGGTATAGGGTGTTGGCCCGCCTCAGAGGCTATTACGAGGATGGGGCGGACGCGGACATGATGGTCAAGCACATGGAGGGATGA
- the rpl12p gene encoding 50S ribosomal protein P1, with translation MEYIYSALVLHAAGKQVSEDAVAAILKSAGVEPDASRIKALTASLEGVNIDEAIASAMVAVAPAAAAAPAHAAAAGPAKEEAKEEPAVTEEEAAAGLSALFG, from the coding sequence ATGGAATACATATACAGCGCTTTGGTCCTTCACGCCGCTGGAAAGCAGGTGTCCGAGGACGCGGTCGCCGCTATCTTGAAGAGCGCCGGTGTTGAGCCGGATGCATCCAGGATAAAGGCCTTGACCGCTTCCCTGGAGGGTGTCAACATCGATGAGGCTATCGCCTCCGCGATGGTTGCCGTCGCACCTGCCGCTGCCGCCGCCCCGGCTCACGCCGCCGCGGCCGGTCCGGCCAAGGAAGAAGCTAAGGAAGAGCCAGCTGTTACCGAGGAAGAGGCCGCCGCCGGTCTCTCCGCTCTGTTCGGCTGA
- a CDS encoding M20/M25/M40 family metallo-hydrolase: MPRELVRNLIEMLRVHSDTNEGKHELFEMVLGKLQEMSLDITVGGMRESPALVASHGEGGMAYAAHLDTVPAGEDWTREDGEVEAGRIYGLGAADMKGGAAAMLSAARTLKEEDVPFCLLITTDEEELMTGAEFLAKRPEVRKASSVLVGEPTDLRVAWKEKGISRLTLTAHGVASHASMPWNGDNAIMRMTRLLEKLSPMLNVPSGPTDDLTLVVSTIKGGTRNNIVPDRCDAQFNARFPYPLTAKEVRERIMHTLDGEDYDIVMQYELPAFETLPDTTLIRELQAAGAGELFAVPYATEAAVYSAVNSLVSVCGPGSPSMAHAKDEYVERYQLENAYHLYCEMGRRLQG; encoded by the coding sequence ATGCCCAGGGAGCTCGTGCGTAACCTCATAGAGATGCTGCGTGTCCACAGCGACACTAATGAGGGAAAGCACGAGCTCTTCGAGATGGTGCTCGGAAAATTGCAGGAGATGAGCCTGGACATCACCGTCGGCGGTATGCGTGAGAGCCCTGCGTTGGTCGCGTCCCACGGTGAAGGGGGAATGGCCTACGCCGCCCACCTCGATACCGTGCCCGCGGGGGAGGATTGGACCAGGGAGGACGGAGAGGTGGAGGCTGGACGCATCTACGGCCTGGGAGCGGCGGACATGAAGGGGGGAGCGGCGGCCATGCTGTCTGCCGCACGCACGCTGAAGGAGGAGGACGTGCCGTTCTGTCTGCTCATCACCACTGACGAGGAGGAGCTGATGACCGGGGCGGAGTTCCTGGCCAAGAGGCCGGAGGTGCGCAAGGCCAGCTCCGTGCTGGTCGGAGAGCCCACGGACCTGAGGGTGGCCTGGAAGGAGAAGGGGATATCCCGGTTGACACTGACCGCTCACGGGGTGGCCTCACACGCTAGCATGCCCTGGAACGGGGATAATGCCATCATGCGCATGACCCGGCTGCTGGAAAAGCTCTCCCCTATGCTCAACGTCCCTTCGGGACCGACTGACGATCTCACTCTGGTCGTTTCGACCATCAAGGGCGGGACCCGCAACAACATCGTCCCGGACCGTTGCGACGCCCAGTTCAACGCCCGCTTCCCCTATCCGCTGACGGCCAAGGAGGTGCGCGAACGCATCATGCACACTCTCGATGGGGAGGACTACGACATCGTCATGCAGTACGAGCTTCCGGCCTTCGAGACCCTGCCGGACACGACGCTCATAAGAGAACTGCAGGCCGCCGGGGCCGGGGAGCTTTTCGCCGTCCCCTACGCCACCGAGGCCGCGGTGTATTCCGCGGTGAACTCCCTGGTCAGCGTCTGCGGGCCGGGAAGTCCTTCCATGGCCCACGCCAAGGACGAGTATGTGGAAAGGTACCAGCTGGAGAACGCCTATCACCTTTATTGTGAGATGGGCCGGCGCCTTCAGGGGTAA
- a CDS encoding transcription elongation factor Spt5 codes for MNGQESTLIPQSGNGPVTLSGENKAQRVTAGSKAVWKLVLKLRQAGKVKVRIVLGIDYGSEDSPEWDISINANSNTLWESAKLTPPDVEFNMEGLGGKEISLEAEAPRGARLDDDVKINMKVIAEGVECSNMDFYANTMQSILILKTSIGHERAVVDGVAGKVKTGGDKGIFAMLAPGKLEGYVFMEAMNTDLVRETCRGVRKAKGLVEGETKLTEIEHFLTPKPLVSGISVGDVVELVAGPFKGEKARVQKIDESKEEITVELFEATVPIPVTVRGDSVRVLEKER; via the coding sequence ATGAACGGTCAAGAATCAACGCTAATCCCCCAGAGCGGGAACGGTCCTGTGACCCTGTCGGGGGAGAACAAGGCCCAGAGGGTAACCGCTGGCAGCAAGGCCGTCTGGAAGCTGGTCCTCAAGCTCCGGCAGGCGGGCAAGGTCAAGGTAAGGATCGTCCTGGGCATCGATTACGGCAGCGAGGACTCTCCGGAGTGGGACATCAGCATCAACGCCAATTCCAACACGCTGTGGGAGAGCGCCAAGCTCACCCCGCCCGACGTGGAGTTCAACATGGAGGGATTGGGCGGCAAGGAGATCTCTTTAGAGGCGGAAGCCCCTCGCGGAGCGCGCCTGGATGACGATGTCAAGATCAACATGAAGGTCATCGCCGAGGGAGTGGAGTGCAGCAACATGGACTTCTACGCGAACACCATGCAGTCCATTCTGATCCTCAAGACCTCTATCGGACATGAGAGGGCCGTCGTGGACGGCGTGGCCGGGAAGGTCAAGACCGGCGGCGACAAGGGCATATTCGCCATGCTGGCGCCGGGAAAGCTGGAAGGCTACGTGTTCATGGAGGCCATGAACACCGACCTGGTCAGGGAGACCTGCCGGGGGGTGCGGAAGGCGAAAGGGCTGGTCGAGGGGGAGACCAAGCTGACGGAGATAGAGCATTTCCTGACCCCCAAGCCCCTGGTCTCCGGTATATCCGTGGGCGACGTGGTGGAACTGGTCGCCGGCCCGTTCAAGGGCGAGAAGGCCAGGGTGCAGAAGATAGACGAGAGCAAGGAAGAGATCACGGTCGAGCTTTTCGAGGCCACCGTGCCCATCCCTGTCACCGTCCGCGGGGACAGCGTGAGGGTCCTCGAGAAGGAGAGATGA
- a CDS encoding 50S ribosomal protein L11 has protein sequence MSETIEVLVDGGKATPGPPLGPALGPTGINVVQVVGAINEKTKGFVGMKVPVKVIIDQKTKTFEIKVGTPPTSALLFKELGIEKGAGAPKVGKAGNITIKQAVKVAHMKQDSLTGVDVKARVLEVIGTCVSCGITVEGKEAKDMQAEIKADKWAAQLKD, from the coding sequence ATGTCAGAGACTATCGAAGTGTTAGTGGATGGCGGAAAGGCCACCCCCGGTCCGCCGCTGGGACCCGCCTTGGGCCCGACCGGCATCAACGTCGTTCAGGTCGTAGGCGCGATTAACGAGAAGACCAAAGGATTCGTCGGCATGAAGGTCCCGGTCAAGGTCATCATCGATCAGAAGACCAAGACCTTCGAGATAAAGGTAGGAACGCCCCCGACCTCCGCCCTGCTCTTCAAAGAGCTGGGGATCGAGAAGGGCGCGGGCGCCCCCAAGGTGGGCAAGGCCGGCAACATCACCATAAAGCAGGCGGTCAAGGTCGCCCACATGAAGCAGGACTCCCTCACCGGCGTTGACGTGAAGGCGCGGGTCCTGGAGGTCATTGGTACCTGCGTCTCCTGCGGAATAACCGTGGAAGGCAAGGAAGCCAAGGACATGCAGGCCGAGATCAAGGCCGACAAGTGGGCCGCCCAGCTTAAGGACTGA